A single region of the Nicotiana sylvestris chromosome 6, ASM39365v2, whole genome shotgun sequence genome encodes:
- the LOC138871286 gene encoding uncharacterized protein, translating to MTNICLKKREETDEACFNAIMDCDLKKKNHKSWSDEDEYEEENNHERMENQCFMAMEEINKKNLNEYNKFSKEKKNWEIQLDQYKKLMHEKKDWEIQLEEYNKLRNEKNEWDTQLKEYLVENNLLQEENFELRKQIRSLHKSPIHYFDRSKSSPWLNSYKSTEKGSTSKRPTLNKLIEESSKSTNKAAAGARSSTNAPKGGSDVAENIKKALALLDLSEYKHSTVKQDDDASSDGSSPLTPHSVSQSRINLCENPCYSPSSTTII from the exons ATGACAAACATATGTctcaagaaaagagaagaaactgACGAGGCTTGCTTTAATGCTATTATGGATTGTGATCTCAAGAAAAAGAATCACAAATCTTGGAGCGACGAGGATGAATATGAAGAAGAAAACAATCACGAAAGAATGGAGAATCAATGTTTCATGGCAATGGAAGAAATTAACAAG AAAAATCTAAATGAATATAATAAGTTTAGTAAGGAGAAAAAGAATTGGGAGATCCAACTTGACCAATATAAGAAGCTGATGCATGAGAAGAAAGATTGGGAGATCCAACTTGAAGAATATAACAAGTTGAGAAATGAAAAGAATGAGTGGGATACTCAACTTAAAGAATATCTGGTAGAGAACAACTTACTTCAAGAAGAAAATTTTGAGCTTCGCAAACAAATAAGAAGCTTGCACAAATCCCCCATCCATTACTTTGATCGATCAAAGTCGTCTCCTTGGCTTAACAGCTATAAGTCGACTGAAAAGGGATCTACTAGTAAACGTCCTACTTTGAACAAGTTGATCGAGGAAAGCTCCAAGTCAACTAATAAGGCAGCTGCAG gagcaagatcttccacaaacgcacCTAAAGGAGGAAGTGATGTTGCTGAAAATATCAAGAAAgctcttgctctgcttgacctctccgaATACAAGCACTCTACTGTGAAgcaagatgatgatgcttcaagtgatggatcctccccacttacaccacatagcgtgagccaatcaaggatcaatttgtgtgaaaatccatgctactctccgtcGTCCACAACGATCATataa
- the LOC138871287 gene encoding uncharacterized mitochondrial protein AtMg01250-like, giving the protein MLRKFGFGERFIGLVFDIVGNNWYSVLVNGQPHGFFISSRGVKQGDPLSPTLFILAAEALSRGLNALHLNLYFCGFGLPKWSPKINQLAYADDTIIFLSSYVTSLKLVMEVIYLYETAYGHPVNKGKYAIYMHHSTELEVVRKVERITGIGKK; this is encoded by the coding sequence ATGCTAAGGAAGTTTGGATTTGGTGAGAGATTTATAGGCTTGGTGTTTGATATAGTGGGAAACAACTGGTATTCAGTGCTCGTCAATGGACAACCTCATGGTTTTTTCATATCATCGAGGGGTGTCAAGCAAGGTGATCCACTCTCACCTACTTTGTTCATACTAGCTGCTGAAGCTCTTTCAAGAGGCTTGAATGCCCTGCATTTGAATCTGTATTTTTGTGGCTTTGGTTTGCCAAAATGGAGCCCAAAAATAAACCAACTTGCATATGCAGACGACACAATTATTTTTTTATCTTCTTATGTAACTTCCTTAAAGCTGGTGATGGAAGTAATATATCTTTATGAGACTGCATATGGGCATCCAGTGAACAAAGGAAAATATGCTATCTATATGCATCACTCGACTGAATTGGAAGTGGTTAGGAAAGTAGAGAGAATCACTGGTATTGGAAAGAAATAA